A window of Roseburia hominis A2-183 genomic DNA:
CGCGCACGGATCTCTACCTGATCGGCTGCGCCACAAGGCGCGACAGTCTTTTGTGCATCGACCAGTTCTTTTCCGAGAACGCCGCCGATCAGAAAAATGTCCTTTCCGCCTTTCTGGAGCTCTTGTCCGGCTATGATACCATTCTGACGTTCAACGGTATCGGCTTCGACATTCCATACCTGAAGGCGAAATGCAAGGCGCTGCACCTTTCCGATCCGTTTGATGCGCACAGTTATATCGATCTTTATAAGGAAGTCTCACGTTTCAAATTTCTGTTTGCCCTGACCAGCTACAAGCAGAAATCCATCGAACTGTTTCTCGGGATTGACCGCATCGACGCCTACTCCGGCGGCGAGCTGATCGAAGTCTACAAAGAGTACGTGCGGCATCCCGCAAAGGATTCCCTTGCACTGCTGAAACAGCACAACTATGAGGACGTTCTCTATATGCCGAAGCTTCTGCCCGTCCTCTCCTACCCAAAACTCTGGGAACAGGCATTTTCTCTGCAGTCACTCCAGGCGTCCGAGTACCGGTCGATGGACGGTGCCTCCGGCAACAAGGAGCTGTTTTTTACACTGGCGCTGCAGTACCCCGTTCCCAAACCGGTCTCCTTCTCCTACGATGACTGTTATCTCTCCATGAGCGGAAGTACCGCCCGGCTGCGTGTACGTCTCTTCGAGGGAGAACTGCGCTTCTTTTATGACGGCAGTCCCAAAGATTACTACTATCTCCCTGCGGAGGATATCGCAGTTCACAAGAGTATTGCATCCGCCGTCGACAAAGAACACCGCGTGCAGGCGAACGCTTCCAACTGCTACGGCAAAAAATATGCCATCTTTCTTCCGCAGTATGACGCCATGTTTTCCCCGGTGTTCCGTGAACAGCCGCGCGGCAGGAAATGCTATTTTGAATTATCCGCGGACTTTGCCGCCGATCCCGCTATGCAGATGGACTATGTTCTGCATCTGTTAGAAACCATGCGTTCCCACCGCAAATAAACACATGGCAGAAAGCCCTGATATAATTACCACCAAAAACGGCAGGAAAGAATCTGGCATATACTGCACAGCTTCTTTCCTGCCGCTTTTTTGCTTTATAGAAAAATGCGTCCTCTGATATAACCTTACGCCTTCTCAAAGAAAAAGGACTTGTCTCTCTCAAATCCGATCTCCCGGTAATTCATGATCTGCTCCGTGCTTCCGATGAAAAGCACGCCGCCTGTTGCAAGCGCCTTATAAAACTTCGCATAAATCTCGTCCTTTGCCTCCTCGGTAAAATAGATCACAACGTTCCGGCACACAATCAGATTGCATCCGCCTGGATACGGATCTTTTAAAAGATCATGCTCCTTGAATTCCACACGTTTCTTGATCTCATCCGAGATCTGATACGAATTGCCGACCTTGGTAAAATACTTCTTCTTCAAATCATCCGGCACACTCGCGATACTCTTCTCATTGTAGAGTCCCATCCGCGCCGTATCGATCACCTGCTTGTCAATGTCGGTCGCAATCACCTTGATGTTTGCAAGCGGCAGGTGTCTGGACAATGCCATTACCAGCGAATACGGCTCATCTCCGGTCGAGCAGGCAGCACTCCAGATTTTCAGATTCTTGCCAAACTTCTGAATCAGCTTCGGGAACACCTCATTCTCCAGAATCTTCCACTGATCCGGATTGCGGTAAAACTCCGACACATTGATGGTCAGGAAATTGATAAACTGTTCAAACTTCTCTTTGTCCTTCTTGATCAGCGCCACATACTCATCATATGTCGCAATATGATTCTTCGTAATCAGCGTGTTGATTCTGCGCCGCATCTGCTTTTCCTTATAAGAATTCAGATCAATCTTTGCAAGCGCTAAAATATCCTTTTTAAACTTTTCATAATTGTCCGTTTCCAGCATATTTTATCCCTCGACTCTCTTTGTTATCTACAGGATGCAAATACAGAAATAGGCTTCCACCAACGTGCAAGCCTATCTGTAACTCTGCAATCATCGAAATCAGAGATTACTCCTCTTCCTTTGCAACCGCATCAATATCTACATCTGCAACATCTGCATCCGCATCTTCTTCCGGTGCGAGCAGTGCCTTCATAGATAAACTGATCTTCTTCTCTTCCTCGTTGAAATCAACGATCTTTGCCTCGATCTCCTGTCCAACTTTTAATACGTCGGACGGCTTCTCTACATGCTCCTTGGAAATCTGGGATACATGAAGGAGTGCATCCACACCCGGTGCAAGCTCAACAAATGCGCCGAAGTCTGTCATTCTTGCAACTTTGCCCTTTACAACGTTGCCGATTGCGAACTTCTCTGCTGCGCCGTTCCACGGATTCTCTGCCGGGAACTTCATGCTGAGTGCAATCTTATTCTCATTGATATCTTTGATGAATACGCGAACCTGATCGCCTACCTTGAATACCTTCTTTGGGCTCTCTACTCTGCCCCAGGACATCTCGGAAATATGAAGCAGACCGTCTGCTCCGCCAAGATCAATAAACGCACCGAAATCTGTTACATTCTTAACTGTTCCCTCTAATACATCACCGATCTTGATTCTTGCGAACAGTTCTTTCTGCTGCTCTAACTTCTTAGCAACCAGAAGCTGCTTTCTGTCGCCGATGATTCTTCTTCTCTTCGGATTGAACTCGCTGATAACGAACTCGATCTCCTGATCCTTGTATTTGGAAAGATCCTTCTCGTAGGTATCTGATACAAGACTTGCCGGAATAAATACTCTTGTCTCATCTACGTTTACGCATAATCCTCCATCCAGTACCTGTGCAACCTTAGCGGTCAGCACTTCCTTGTTCTCAAATGCTTCCTCTAATCTCTTGCTTCCCTTCTCGGCAGCCAGACGCTTGTATGTCAGTAATACCTGACCCTCACCGTCATTTACCTTTAAAACCTTTGCTTCCATGGTGTCGCCGACGGATACCAATGTGGTAAGGTCTACGTTTGCTTCGTTTGTGTATTCATTACGAGTAATGATTCCGTCTGCCTTGTAGCCGATATTCAGAACGATCTCATCAGGTTTCACATCGATAACGGTACCCTCAACTACCTCTCCATTTCTTATTGTTTTAAATGATTCTTCCAGCATTTGTTCAAAGCTCATTTCTGACATTCTTTTGAACCTCCTCAATAATATTGTTTGGGGTAGAAGCCCCTGCGGTAATACCTACGTTATCGACAGACCTGACTTCGGCAAGGTCAAGATCCTTTACAGTTTGTATATAGTAAGTATTTTTGCATTCGTTTTTACATATTTCAAATAGCTTCTGCGTGTTGGAACTGTTCCTGCCACCGATCACAATCATGGCATCCACCTGCTCCGCGATTGCCCGGGCTTCCGTCTGACGTTCCTCCGTAGCATTGCAGATTGTATTTAAAACAATTATATCATAACCTTTTTCTTTTATAATTTCAACTAATTCTTGAAATTTATTGTAATTAAATGTCGTTTGTGATACAATACATACCTTTTTCCCATGGGAAGCATCGTATTTTTCGGCCTCTTCGCGGGTTCCGATCACGCGCGTATCCTCTGCATTCGACCAGCTTTTGATGCCTTTCACCTCCGGGTGGCTGGCATTCCCGACGATCACAATGTGACAGTCCTCCCCACTGTAGCGCTCCACCAGCCGGTGAATCTTTAACACAAACGGGCAGGTCGCGTCCACGATGGAAAAGCCGAGCGTCTGTATTTTCTCGCAGACACCTCTCTCCACGCCGTGTGCCCGGATGATTACCGTCCCCTGCGGCTTCCCCGCAAGTTCGTCCACATCGTTTACCACGACGACGCCCTTTTCCTCCAGATCACGCACCACTTCTTCATTGTGGATGATCGGTCCGAACGTGTAGAGCGGTTCTTTTTCCAAAATCCGTTCATATACCGTATCCACGGCACGTTTTACCCCGAAGCAGAAGCCCGCGCTCTTTGCCAAGATTACATTCATATTCTCTATACCCTCGCATAAATCTGATAGATTGCGTCCACCACTTCGTCGATGTTCATCTCGGAGCTGTCCACTAACACCGCATCCTTGGCCTGCTTTAACGGCGACGTCTCCCGGTGCATATCGCGGTAATCGCGGTCTTCAATATCTTTCTCGATCTCTTCCAGATTGCACTGGGTTCCCTTGGCGGTCAGTTCATCATATCTGCGCTTTGCGCGCGTTGCAACGCTTGCCGTGAGATATATTTTTACCTGCGCATCCGGAAGCACACAGGTGCCGATATCCCTTCCGTCCATGATGACGTCCGTCTTTGTCGCAAGCTGCCGCTGCAGTTCCACAAGCTTTGTGCGCACAACCGGATAGACACTGGTCGCTGATGCCATATTGCCGACTTCCTCCGTCCGAATGACGCCGTTTACATTCTCTCCGTTTAAGAGCACCTGCTGTTCGCCGTTCTCATACACAATCGTCACGTCAACCTTCGGGCAGGCTGCCGCAATCGCCTGCTCATCATCTGGTGCAATGCCGTTCTGTAAAAAATAGTATGCCATCGCACGGTACATTGCTCCCGTATCCACATAGACAAACGCCAGCTTTTTCGCCAGTTTTTTCGCAATTGTGCTCTTCCCGGCGCCTGCCGGTCCGTCAATCGCAATATTCATACTCATCTCTTCTTCTCTCCTCTTCTATTCGATACTCTCACCCGCCAGATGCCCGGTCGACCAGGCAATCTGCAGATTAAATCCGCCGGTCATCGCATCCAGATCCAATAGTTCCCCGCAGAAATACAATCCCGGCACAAGCTTTGATTCCATCGTGGAAGGGTTCACTTCCTTTACGCTGACACCCCCGCGTGTGATGATCGCTTCATTGAAATCTCTGACACCGCAGAGCGTCAGCGGAAACGCCTTGATCAGATGCACAAATCCCATCCGCTCCTCTCTCGTGATCTCGTTGACCTTCTTCTCCGGATCAATCGCTCCGGCTTCTAACATCACCGGAATCATCTTCGCCGGGAACAGATGCACGACGGCGTTTTTAAACTGCTTATTCTTTGCCTCCTCGAATTCACGCAGAAGTCTCGCATCCAGCTGTTCCTCCGTGAGTGCCGGCTTTAAGTCGATCTCCATCGCCAGTTCCTTCTCCACGCGGCCCGGCTTGATTGCCGCACTGGCGCTTAAAATCAGCGGTCCGCTTACCCCGAAATGGGTAAAGAGCATCTCGCCGAATTCGTCATACAACAGCTTTTTTCCGTCCCGGATGCGCACCTGCACATTTTTCAGCGCCAGCCCCTGCATCCTCGCCGCGCAGGTCTCCTTCACGTAGAACGGAACCAGTGACGGCGTAATCTGTGTCACCGTATGTCCGAGTTCCCTCGCAAAACGGTAGCCGTCTCCGGTCGAACCGGTCGTCTGATAAGAAAATCCTCCGGTTGCAAGAATCACGCGCTCTGCTTCAAGAACGCTTCCGTCGGCAAGCTTCACGCCGCGCACCGCGCCTTCCCCGGTGAGGATCTGCCGCACTTCCGCATGAAGCTGCACCATAACACCCGTGCGCTTTAGTACCCGCTGTAGCGTGGCGATCACATCCGAAGAATGATCCGATACCGGGAATACACGGTTGCCGCGCTCTACCTTCGTCGCCAGACCATTCTCCTCAAAAAAATCAATCACTCTCTGATTGTCATAATCGTAAAAAGCGCTGTACAAAAACTTTGGGTTCGTCATCACATTGGCAAACAGGGTGTCCATATCCCCCGCATTCGTGATGTTGCACCGCCCTTTGCCGGTGATGTAGAGCTTTTTCCCAAGCTTTTCATTTTTCTCGAGCAAAACGACCTCATGTCCCCGCTCCGCCGCCGCAATGGCAGCAAACATTCCCGCCGGCCCGCCGCCGACTACGATCACCTTACTCATACAGTTCCGCATCTCCTACTTTTCCATACCGCATCTTGATGGAATCATCGATATAATTGATCTCATCGTTCTCGTAAACCTGGTATTCGTCCCAGATATCCTCTAACATCTCAAGCGTTTTCGCCACCTCGTTCTGCTTTTTCATGCAGAGCGCCACAATCAGCGCATTGATCACCGACAGCGGGGCAACCAGGGAATCCACAATGGAAGCCATATCGCTGTCCGCAATCAGATTGCAGGAAGAATAGAGGTTCATCGGGGAATGTACGCTGTCGGTGAGTGTGATTACCTTTGCGCTCCGGTTATTCGCAAATTCCATCGCCTTTAAAGTACGCATGGAATAACGCGGAAAACTGATTCCGATGATCACATCCTCCTTGCCGATGCGCACCATCTGTTCAAAAATCTCGCTCGAACTGCTTGTCTGAATCAGATGAACGTTCGGAAACATTAGGGTAAAATAAAAAGCCATGAAGCTGGCAAGCGGCGCACAGCTCCGGATTCCGATGATATAGATATGTTTGGCGTGCAGGATCGTGTCAACCGCGAGTTCAAATGCATTCTGATCAATCTTTTCCAGTGTGGAATGGATCTTGTCCGCGTCGGATTTCAGCACCGTCTCCAGAATCTTCGACTGGCTGATCCTGCCGTAAGTAACCTCCATGCGCTGAATGGAGTTCAGCTTATTGCGCACCAGTTCCTCCAGCGCACTCTGGAATTCCGGATAGCCCTTATATCCCAGATGTGTCGCAAAGCGTACCACCGTGGACTCGCTCACGCCCACAACCTCACCCAGCTTTGCGGCGGTCAGAAATACCGCCTTGTCATAATTGTCCGTAATGTAGGTTGCCAGCCGTTTCTGTCCCTTGCTCAGCTTACTGTAAGCATCATTGATGCGGTTACTCAGGTCATTTGTATTGCTCATGCTTCTCCTCACTTCTGCGGAATTGTGATCCGCTCAATGTTTTTATTATATCAAATACATGGTGTTTTGCAAGAAATTATGCATGGAACTTTCCTTACATGCAGCGCATTTTTCTGCCGCTGCATATAATAAACCAACGACACTCTTCCATTGAGGCAGCTATGCGCGATATCACACCAGCAACCAATTTTATTCATACACTGATGCAGTCTCCGCCGGATGCATCCGCCTGGATTGCCGGCGGCAACAATTTTCCTTCCATCTCCGGGCTTGCCCGGTTCTATGCCACAGAATACGAAGGAACTCTCGTGGAGGTTGAAGTCTTCGGTCTTCCGAACGTCGCGGCTCCCGGCTCCAGTAATTTTTACGGCATGCACATCCACGAAAACGGCGTATGCGTCTCCCCGTTTACCAGTGCCGGTGCCCATTACAGCCGTACGCCGGCCAAACACCCGAATCACAGCGGCGACATGCCTCCGCTTCTGGGCAACCAGGGTTATGCCTGGATGGCATTTTATGACAAGCGTTTTACGATTCCGGAAATTATCGGAAAATCCCTCATCATTCACCGGATGCCGGATAACTTTACAACGCAGCCCGCGGGCGACTCCGGCGAACGGATTGCCTGCGGTGTGATAAAATAGCAAAAAAGGCAGCAAAAAAAGCAGGTGACTGCTCACCCGCTTTTTGTTATAACTGTTTTTTGATTATACCGGATATGCTCCGTTCTTGGTATCTGCGACGCTTGCATCGACCTTCTTCTGCTGTGCCTCACGGTACTTGAAGAATTCGGTTGCAACCTGCGGGAACAGTGCGTAGGACAGTACATCCTCATCCTGCTGCTTCCACTGCTTCATCTCAGCCTCGATCTTATCCAGCTCCGGCTCAAGCAGATCTGCCGGACGGCAGGTAATGGCGTTCTTCTTCTCCTCGCCAAGTACCTTGTCTACGATCTCCGGGTTGAACGGTTTTACAGTCTGACCGTACTTTCCAAGCAGTACGTCTTTGGTCTCCTTGGTTGCCACTTTGTAGCGCTCTCCCATCAGTACGTTGAACACAGCCTGTGTACCAACGATCTGTGAGGACGGTGTAACAAGTGGCGGCTCACCGAGGTCTTTACGCACACGCGGAACCTCTGCAAGAACCTCCTCGAACTTGTCTTCCTTGCCCTGCTCTTTTAACTGAGACAGAAGGTTGGATAACATA
This region includes:
- a CDS encoding ribonuclease H-like domain-containing protein — its product is MITWHEELTFDFSDPVSNEVFTENCIFFDIETTGFSPARTDLYLIGCATRRDSLLCIDQFFSENAADQKNVLSAFLELLSGYDTILTFNGIGFDIPYLKAKCKALHLSDPFDAHSYIDLYKEVSRFKFLFALTSYKQKSIELFLGIDRIDAYSGGELIEVYKEYVRHPAKDSLALLKQHNYEDVLYMPKLLPVLSYPKLWEQAFSLQSLQASEYRSMDGASGNKELFFTLALQYPVPKPVSFSYDDCYLSMSGSTARLRVRLFEGELRFFYDGSPKDYYYLPAEDIAVHKSIASAVDKEHRVQANASNCYGKKYAIFLPQYDAMFSPVFREQPRGRKCYFELSADFAADPAMQMDYVLHLLETMRSHRK
- a CDS encoding CheR family methyltransferase, producing MLETDNYEKFKKDILALAKIDLNSYKEKQMRRRINTLITKNHIATYDEYVALIKKDKEKFEQFINFLTINVSEFYRNPDQWKILENEVFPKLIQKFGKNLKIWSAACSTGDEPYSLVMALSRHLPLANIKVIATDIDKQVIDTARMGLYNEKSIASVPDDLKKKYFTKVGNSYQISDEIKKRVEFKEHDLLKDPYPGGCNLIVCRNVVIYFTEEAKDEIYAKFYKALATGGVLFIGSTEQIMNYREIGFERDKSFFFEKA
- the rpsA gene encoding 30S ribosomal protein S1, translated to MSEMSFEQMLEESFKTIRNGEVVEGTVIDVKPDEIVLNIGYKADGIITRNEYTNEANVDLTTLVSVGDTMEAKVLKVNDGEGQVLLTYKRLAAEKGSKRLEEAFENKEVLTAKVAQVLDGGLCVNVDETRVFIPASLVSDTYEKDLSKYKDQEIEFVISEFNPKRRRIIGDRKQLLVAKKLEQQKELFARIKIGDVLEGTVKNVTDFGAFIDLGGADGLLHISEMSWGRVESPKKVFKVGDQVRVFIKDINENKIALSMKFPAENPWNGAAEKFAIGNVVKGKVARMTDFGAFVELAPGVDALLHVSQISKEHVEKPSDVLKVGQEIEAKIVDFNEEEKKISLSMKALLAPEEDADADVADVDIDAVAKEEE
- the ispH gene encoding 4-hydroxy-3-methylbut-2-enyl diphosphate reductase, with protein sequence MNVILAKSAGFCFGVKRAVDTVYERILEKEPLYTFGPIIHNEEVVRDLEEKGVVVVNDVDELAGKPQGTVIIRAHGVERGVCEKIQTLGFSIVDATCPFVLKIHRLVERYSGEDCHIVIVGNASHPEVKGIKSWSNAEDTRVIGTREEAEKYDASHGKKVCIVSQTTFNYNKFQELVEIIKEKGYDIIVLNTICNATEERQTEARAIAEQVDAMIVIGGRNSSNTQKLFEICKNECKNTYYIQTVKDLDLAEVRSVDNVGITAGASTPNNIIEEVQKNVRNEL
- the cmk gene encoding (d)CMP kinase is translated as MSMNIAIDGPAGAGKSTIAKKLAKKLAFVYVDTGAMYRAMAYYFLQNGIAPDDEQAIAAACPKVDVTIVYENGEQQVLLNGENVNGVIRTEEVGNMASATSVYPVVRTKLVELQRQLATKTDVIMDGRDIGTCVLPDAQVKIYLTASVATRAKRRYDELTAKGTQCNLEEIEKDIEDRDYRDMHRETSPLKQAKDAVLVDSSEMNIDEVVDAIYQIYARV
- a CDS encoding BaiN/RdsA family NAD(P)/FAD-dependent oxidoreductase yields the protein MSKVIVVGGGPAGMFAAIAAAERGHEVVLLEKNEKLGKKLYITGKGRCNITNAGDMDTLFANVMTNPKFLYSAFYDYDNQRVIDFFEENGLATKVERGNRVFPVSDHSSDVIATLQRVLKRTGVMVQLHAEVRQILTGEGAVRGVKLADGSVLEAERVILATGGFSYQTTGSTGDGYRFARELGHTVTQITPSLVPFYVKETCAARMQGLALKNVQVRIRDGKKLLYDEFGEMLFTHFGVSGPLILSASAAIKPGRVEKELAMEIDLKPALTEEQLDARLLREFEEAKNKQFKNAVVHLFPAKMIPVMLEAGAIDPEKKVNEITREERMGFVHLIKAFPLTLCGVRDFNEAIITRGGVSVKEVNPSTMESKLVPGLYFCGELLDLDAMTGGFNLQIAWSTGHLAGESIE
- a CDS encoding MurR/RpiR family transcriptional regulator, translating into MSNTNDLSNRINDAYSKLSKGQKRLATYITDNYDKAVFLTAAKLGEVVGVSESTVVRFATHLGYKGYPEFQSALEELVRNKLNSIQRMEVTYGRISQSKILETVLKSDADKIHSTLEKIDQNAFELAVDTILHAKHIYIIGIRSCAPLASFMAFYFTLMFPNVHLIQTSSSSEIFEQMVRIGKEDVIIGISFPRYSMRTLKAMEFANNRSAKVITLTDSVHSPMNLYSSCNLIADSDMASIVDSLVAPLSVINALIVALCMKKQNEVAKTLEMLEDIWDEYQVYENDEINYIDDSIKMRYGKVGDAELYE
- a CDS encoding superoxide dismutase family protein, yielding MRDITPATNFIHTLMQSPPDASAWIAGGNNFPSISGLARFYATEYEGTLVEVEVFGLPNVAAPGSSNFYGMHIHENGVCVSPFTSAGAHYSRTPAKHPNHSGDMPPLLGNQGYAWMAFYDKRFTIPEIIGKSLIIHRMPDNFTTQPAGDSGERIACGVIK